A single genomic interval of Candidatus Woesearchaeota archaeon harbors:
- a CDS encoding (d)CMP kinase: MNITLIGMAGVGKSKVGSALAKKLNYNFIDVGEIIENNSGLKLQQIIDKFGDEEFMKIEEKAILGLGKLNNCVISPGGSAAYSDRAMDFLKRMSAVVFMNAPFKTVDRVPNRFIRGIVGLKGKGLKKLFEERLPLYRKYADVILDLGEDYEIDGVAEEIVERLKKE; this comes from the coding sequence ATGAACATAACTTTGATCGGAATGGCGGGAGTCGGAAAGAGCAAAGTGGGGAGCGCGCTGGCAAAAAAGCTTAATTACAATTTTATAGATGTTGGTGAAATAATTGAAAATAATTCCGGCCTGAAGCTGCAGCAGATAATTGACAAATTTGGAGATGAGGAGTTTATGAAGATTGAAGAAAAAGCAATTCTGGGTCTGGGCAAGCTGAATAACTGCGTAATTTCACCAGGAGGCAGCGCTGCTTATTCTGACAGGGCAATGGATTTTTTGAAGAGAATGTCTGCTGTTGTATTCATGAATGCCCCTTTCAAGACAGTTGATAGAGTGCCAAATCGTTTTATAAGAGGAATAGTCGGGCTGAAGGGGAAAGGATTAAAGAAGCTTTTTGAGGAAAGGCTGCCGCTTTACAGGAAGTATGCTGATGTAATCCTGGATCTTGGTGAAGATTATGAGATCGATGGTGTTGCAGAAGAGATCGTGGAAAGGCTGAAAAAAGAATAG